The Halalkalibacter krulwichiae genome has a segment encoding these proteins:
- a CDS encoding MmgE/PrpD family protein: MRNGNQDGKTDNDLMKRLTTFISTTEYMDLPEEMSKIAKQAMIDTIGVALAGWKEPAVEVVKKVYASSTRDGYSHPSSLWGERIKLESEKAAIINGTATHVLDFDDASIGVVIHPSAPILSAVIPLAEENGSSGEEVITAYSVGTEVMIRLGQVMGYRHYELGWHATGTLGTMGAAAACANLLKLNLEQCANTVAIAASMAGGLQKNFGSMTKSLHVGLAASHAIQSAKLAKSGFTGNTEIFGSRGVFNAFSGGLEEEIVRTNMEAIHFGKPYDLLESGLSVKKFPCCYGSHRFIHGALSLKQEYDLSLDDIEEIVVTSQRRSLVPLVHKRPKTGLQGKFSAEYTVLTAIADGNVTLSSFEDSEVQRPAIQDLFSSVKVLEVKEKEEEINLRLPIEIQIKTKSGQTVKKAVLHAPGSKETPLSEQEHREKWVECIKHYTKLTKSIQPNIQVEGIANELYNKGLQIELYGCFQDWLSCVQGVTNYK; encoded by the coding sequence ATGAGAAACGGAAACCAAGATGGAAAAACCGATAATGATCTAATGAAACGTCTGACTACATTTATTTCAACAACCGAATATATGGATCTACCTGAAGAAATGTCAAAAATAGCTAAGCAAGCTATGATAGATACGATCGGGGTAGCTCTAGCTGGTTGGAAAGAGCCCGCAGTTGAAGTTGTAAAAAAAGTTTATGCATCGTCAACAAGGGATGGCTACAGTCATCCCTCTTCTTTATGGGGAGAGAGAATAAAGCTAGAAAGTGAAAAAGCTGCCATTATTAACGGAACAGCCACTCATGTATTGGATTTTGATGACGCTTCAATAGGTGTGGTTATTCATCCGAGCGCACCAATTCTTTCAGCGGTCATTCCACTTGCTGAGGAAAATGGCAGTTCAGGTGAAGAAGTCATTACAGCTTATTCAGTTGGAACAGAGGTAATGATACGTTTGGGCCAGGTAATGGGATATCGACATTACGAACTAGGTTGGCATGCAACAGGAACGTTAGGAACAATGGGAGCTGCAGCAGCTTGTGCCAATCTTTTAAAGCTGAATTTGGAACAATGCGCAAACACAGTAGCAATTGCTGCTTCAATGGCAGGTGGGTTACAGAAAAACTTTGGGTCGATGACCAAATCATTGCATGTCGGGTTAGCTGCTTCTCATGCCATTCAATCAGCGAAGCTTGCAAAAAGTGGCTTTACAGGGAATACGGAAATATTCGGAAGTCGTGGAGTGTTCAATGCTTTTAGTGGAGGCTTAGAGGAAGAGATAGTAAGGACAAATATGGAAGCAATTCACTTCGGAAAACCTTATGACCTTTTAGAATCTGGTTTGTCGGTTAAGAAGTTTCCATGCTGTTACGGTTCACATCGATTCATTCATGGAGCATTATCGCTTAAACAAGAATACGATTTGTCTCTCGATGACATAGAAGAGATTGTCGTGACTTCGCAAAGAAGAAGTTTGGTGCCTTTAGTTCATAAGCGTCCAAAGACAGGATTGCAAGGAAAGTTTAGTGCTGAGTATACAGTATTAACCGCAATTGCAGATGGCAATGTAACGTTAAGTAGTTTTGAAGATAGTGAAGTTCAGCGACCAGCTATTCAAGATTTGTTTTCGTCTGTAAAAGTGTTGGAAGTAAAGGAAAAAGAAGAGGAAATAAATCTCCGCTTACCAATTGAAATTCAAATTAAGACGAAAAGTGGTCAAACCGTAAAGAAAGCAGTTCTTCATGCACCAGGGTCTAAAGAAACCCCGTTGAGTGAGCAAGAGCATCGAGAAAAATGGGTAGAATGCATAAAGCACTATACGAAACTGACAAAATCGATCCAACCGAATATACAAGTAGAGGGAATAGCAAACGAACTTTACAATAAAGGATTACAAATAGAGTTATATGGCTGCTTTCAAGATTGGTTGTCGTGTGTACAGGGAGTTACAAATTATAAATAA
- a CDS encoding enoyl-CoA hydratase/isomerase family protein produces the protein METLKVEFKGENNEILIVTLNRPEVMNAMNTKMLEERLALFREQAENEDLRCVIVTGAGGKAFSTGGDLKERNNMANRSWRQQHRIIEDLVLLYRDFPVPIIAAVEGYALAGGCEMALSADFIIASETAVFGMSEILRGIIPGAGGPQNLARVIGAPRAKELLYTGRRINADLAYEWGMVNRVVPKGMALETSLEIAYQIAESAPLAVRAAKTSVTRGSEVDFHTAYVLDLAAYNMLVSSEDRLEGVAAFNEKRKPRWKNR, from the coding sequence ATGGAAACTCTCAAAGTAGAATTTAAAGGCGAAAACAATGAAATTCTGATTGTAACGTTAAATCGACCAGAAGTAATGAATGCTATGAATACGAAGATGCTAGAAGAGAGATTGGCATTGTTTCGTGAGCAAGCCGAAAACGAAGACTTAAGATGTGTGATTGTAACGGGAGCTGGTGGCAAGGCTTTTAGTACAGGTGGAGACTTAAAAGAAAGAAACAACATGGCCAATCGTTCATGGCGTCAACAGCATCGCATTATTGAAGATTTAGTATTATTATACAGAGATTTTCCGGTTCCGATTATCGCAGCGGTAGAAGGGTATGCACTTGCTGGCGGTTGCGAAATGGCATTATCTGCAGATTTTATTATTGCTTCAGAAACGGCTGTATTCGGAATGTCCGAAATACTAAGAGGCATTATACCAGGTGCAGGGGGTCCTCAAAATCTAGCAAGGGTTATTGGAGCCCCTAGAGCGAAAGAACTCCTTTACACTGGCAGAAGAATTAATGCGGACCTCGCTTATGAATGGGGAATGGTCAACCGGGTCGTTCCTAAGGGCATGGCATTAGAAACTTCACTGGAGATTGCTTATCAAATTGCTGAAAGTGCACCACTAGCTGTACGTGCAGCTAAGACATCTGTTACTAGAGGGTCCGAGGTCGATTTCCATACGGCGTATGTTCTAGATTTAGCTGCCTATAACATGCTTGTTTCTTCAGAAGATCGTTTGGAAGGAGTTGCAGCTTTTAATGAGAAACGGAAACCAAGATGGAAAAACCGATAA
- a CDS encoding acyl-CoA dehydrogenase family protein, which yields MMNFELTEFQNDIRDGVREVCSRFDLDYWRTVHEEGSYPKEFVKAMSDAGWLGALIPEEYGGSGLGFTEGSIILEEINRSGGNANTVHAQMYTMGAVLRHGSEEQKRKYLPQIAEGSLRLQSFGVTEPDAGSDTTKIKTFAEKKGDKYIINGSKIFISRFNHTDLMLLLARTTPLDQVDKKTKGISLFLVDTRDVGDAIVSQKIKTMLGGDTNMLFFNDLEVPAENLIGEEGRGLYCILDGMNAERVLVSGESIGNGKWFIDQAVKYANERVVFDRPIGKNQGIQFPIAKAYINLQAAEVMNYKAATKFDKGLTTGAEANMGKYLCAEAAYEAAEACMQTFGGYAAANEYHINRKWMQCRMQRIAPVSSNLILSHVAQHVLGLPRSF from the coding sequence ATGATGAATTTCGAATTAACTGAGTTTCAAAATGATATCCGTGATGGAGTAAGAGAAGTATGTTCAAGATTTGATTTAGATTATTGGAGAACGGTTCATGAAGAGGGAAGCTATCCGAAAGAATTTGTAAAAGCAATGAGTGATGCAGGATGGTTAGGTGCCCTTATCCCTGAGGAGTACGGTGGATCAGGTCTTGGCTTTACAGAGGGTTCCATCATTCTTGAAGAAATCAATCGATCTGGCGGGAATGCGAACACGGTCCATGCACAAATGTACACAATGGGTGCTGTCTTAAGACATGGAAGTGAAGAGCAAAAGAGAAAGTATCTTCCTCAAATTGCCGAAGGGTCTTTACGATTGCAGTCTTTTGGGGTAACGGAACCAGATGCAGGAAGTGATACAACCAAAATTAAAACATTTGCAGAGAAAAAGGGAGATAAATATATCATTAATGGATCAAAAATCTTTATCTCTCGTTTTAATCACACAGACTTAATGCTTCTTCTAGCTCGTACAACACCTCTTGATCAAGTAGATAAAAAGACAAAAGGTATTAGCTTATTCTTAGTCGATACGCGTGATGTTGGAGATGCAATCGTTTCGCAAAAAATTAAAACAATGCTTGGCGGAGATACGAATATGCTCTTTTTCAATGACCTTGAGGTACCGGCAGAGAACTTAATCGGTGAAGAAGGTAGAGGACTATATTGTATCTTAGACGGTATGAACGCAGAAAGAGTGCTTGTATCTGGAGAGTCGATTGGTAACGGAAAATGGTTTATTGATCAAGCGGTTAAATATGCAAATGAACGAGTTGTCTTTGACCGACCAATTGGGAAGAACCAAGGAATTCAATTCCCAATCGCCAAAGCTTATATTAATCTTCAGGCTGCTGAGGTTATGAATTACAAGGCTGCTACGAAATTTGACAAAGGGCTGACGACAGGGGCAGAAGCTAATATGGGTAAATACTTGTGTGCCGAAGCAGCATATGAAGCAGCTGAGGCTTGTATGCAAACATTTGGAGGGTATGCAGCAGCAAATGAATACCACATTAACAGAAAATGGATGCAGTGTCGTATGCAACGTATCGCCCCAGTATCATCGAACTTAATCTTAAGTCATGTAGCTCAGCACGTTCTTGGATTGCCAAGGTCATTCTAA
- a CDS encoding hydroxymethylglutaryl-CoA lyase has protein sequence MGLPKRVSILEVGPREGFQMQETPIPTEDKVSFINALNKTGVSSIEVTSFVSPKWVPQMADAEDVLAKIERVQDVTYRAAYLNMRGLERALANDVTVVGSLVLSASNTFSMKNMNKTIDDMVETLPGWIEAYQKAGVPVKQMGLMAAFGCNYEGYIYLDHLINMIDRVSRLAEQHGEKIQKVRLADTMGWANPEQMKRTIFAIKNKWPELEIGLHLHDTRGLGLTNAYAALQEGVYEFDAAVAGLGGCPFAAVKGAPGNICTEDLAFMCEEQGIETGIDLDALLECAKLAQQIVGDELPGHLIKGGRLYSKRPHTWMKQQGSKH, from the coding sequence ATGGGATTACCAAAACGTGTTTCCATACTGGAAGTAGGACCTCGAGAAGGGTTTCAAATGCAAGAGACCCCTATTCCGACAGAGGATAAAGTTTCCTTTATAAATGCCCTTAATAAGACGGGTGTTTCAAGTATAGAAGTTACATCATTTGTTAGTCCTAAGTGGGTTCCACAGATGGCAGATGCTGAAGACGTTCTTGCTAAAATTGAAAGAGTGCAAGACGTGACTTACCGCGCCGCTTATTTAAACATGAGAGGGTTAGAAAGAGCTCTAGCAAATGATGTCACCGTTGTAGGAAGCCTTGTATTATCTGCAAGTAATACATTTTCTATGAAAAATATGAATAAGACAATAGATGACATGGTTGAAACGCTACCTGGTTGGATTGAAGCCTATCAAAAGGCTGGAGTTCCTGTTAAGCAAATGGGTCTTATGGCGGCATTTGGTTGCAATTATGAAGGGTACATTTATTTAGACCATTTAATTAACATGATTGATAGAGTGAGCCGCTTAGCAGAACAACACGGAGAGAAAATACAAAAGGTTAGGTTAGCAGATACAATGGGTTGGGCTAACCCTGAGCAAATGAAAAGAACGATCTTTGCCATTAAGAACAAGTGGCCAGAGTTAGAGATTGGTTTGCATCTTCATGATACTCGTGGCCTTGGTTTAACAAATGCTTATGCAGCTCTTCAAGAAGGTGTATATGAGTTTGATGCAGCAGTTGCTGGGCTTGGTGGTTGCCCGTTCGCTGCAGTAAAAGGAGCACCAGGGAATATTTGTACAGAAGATTTGGCTTTTATGTGTGAGGAACAAGGAATTGAAACAGGGATTGACTTGGATGCTTTACTAGAGTGCGCAAAGTTAGCCCAGCAGATTGTTGGAGATGAACTTCCCGGCCACCTCATAAAAGGCGGACGATTATATAGTAAAAGGCCACATACATGGATGAAACAGCAAGGTTCAAAACACTAA